A single region of the Lysinibacillus sp. B2A1 genome encodes:
- a CDS encoding L-threonine dehydrogenase → MSDVLKQFVMPKTNLFGPGAIQEVGKRLNDLEVKKTLIVTDEGLHKLGLSEQIANIITAAGIDVAIFPKAEPNPTDQNIEDGIAVYHAENCDSIVSLGGGSAHDAAKGIGLIASNGGRIHDYEGVDKSQNPLVPLIAINTTAGTASEMTRFTIITDTARKVKMAIVDKHVTPLLSINDPELMIGLPPALTAATGLDALTHAIESFVSTNATPITDACAEKVLQLVPEYLPRAYANGADLEAREQMVYAQFLAGMAFNNASLGYVHAIAHQLGGFYNLPHGICNAILLPHVCRFNLTARTERFATIAELLGENVEGLSKRDAAEKAIEAIEKLSNDLNIPSGFRELGAKDEDIETLAKNAMLDVCAATNPRKATLEDIKQIITNAMGPVTKKEESLEAVALS, encoded by the coding sequence ATGTCAGACGTTCTAAAGCAATTTGTAATGCCGAAAACAAACTTATTTGGACCTGGAGCAATTCAAGAAGTTGGTAAACGCTTAAATGATTTAGAAGTGAAAAAGACATTAATCGTAACAGATGAGGGCTTACACAAATTAGGTCTCTCTGAACAAATTGCTAACATCATTACAGCTGCTGGAATTGATGTAGCAATTTTCCCGAAAGCAGAACCAAATCCAACAGATCAGAACATTGAAGATGGTATTGCAGTGTATCATGCAGAAAACTGTGATTCTATCGTTTCTCTTGGAGGAGGTAGTGCACACGATGCAGCGAAAGGTATCGGACTTATTGCTTCGAATGGTGGACGTATTCATGATTATGAAGGCGTTGACAAATCACAAAACCCACTAGTACCATTAATCGCAATTAATACGACTGCTGGTACAGCTAGTGAGATGACTCGCTTTACGATTATCACGGATACAGCTCGTAAGGTGAAGATGGCAATTGTGGACAAACATGTTACACCACTTTTGTCTATTAATGATCCAGAGTTAATGATTGGCTTACCTCCTGCTCTAACCGCGGCAACTGGTTTAGATGCCTTAACACACGCAATCGAATCATTTGTGTCGACAAATGCTACACCAATTACGGATGCATGTGCTGAAAAGGTACTTCAGTTAGTACCTGAATATTTGCCGCGTGCCTATGCAAATGGTGCAGATTTAGAAGCACGTGAGCAAATGGTATATGCCCAATTTTTAGCTGGTATGGCATTTAACAATGCATCACTTGGTTACGTACATGCCATTGCACATCAATTAGGTGGCTTCTATAACCTTCCACACGGTATATGTAATGCCATTTTATTACCGCATGTTTGCCGCTTCAACTTAACGGCTCGTACTGAACGTTTTGCAACGATTGCTGAGTTATTAGGCGAAAATGTTGAAGGATTAAGTAAACGTGATGCTGCCGAAAAGGCGATTGAAGCTATTGAAAAATTATCAAATGATTTAAATATCCCTAGTGGCTTCCGTGAATTAGGTGCGAAGGATGAAGATATTGAAACTTTAGCGAAAAATGCGATGTTAGATGTTTGTGCTGCAACAAACCCACGTAAAGCAACATTAGAAGATATTAAACAAATTATTACAAATGCGATGGGTCCAGTAACGAAAAAAGAAGAGTCACTCGAAGCTGTTGCACTTTCATAA
- a CDS encoding peptidoglycan glycosyltransferase, whose amino-acid sequence MKDWIEKINAKIDELIQQKWMKRLRISGSITWNLFLLFLVFALVGTVFAGSVGAGYFASLVKEEPLRTKKDLRELIFNYDSTSEIYFANDIYIGKLRTDLDRRETSLNNVSPDVINAVLATEDEYFREHDGIVPKAVIRGLLQDVTNSATQTGGSTLTQQLIKNQVLTNEVSYERKAKELLLAMRLEHFMTKDEILEAYLNIIPYGRNSSGRNIAGVETAAEGIFGVKAKDLTLPQAAYIAGIPQAPFAYTPFTNKGVLKSEEALQPGIDRMKTVLYRMKDAGYIDETQYQTALNYDITADFRSPEMRPEDRYPWLTYELESRAKDIIAEKLAAEDGIDPERLKNEEKLKDKYMILADRDVRSKGYRIYSTINKDMYDAMQKAADNFKYYGHTYTGKDKDPVTGEEIDVEMPVQVGSILIENTTGRILSFVGGRDFKTTEVNHATQAFRPNGSTMKPLLVYAPAVEYGVIGAGSPLVDVKFSIGKWSPNNYITSDERGLIPAREALADSQNLSALRLYNDIINKRPADYLTKMGFTKLAPNDYTNLSTGIGALEVGTTVEENTNAFATFANGGQFIDAYMIDRIEDQEGNIIYKHEAEPVQVYSPETSYIVTDMLRDVLTKGTGTMARNTLKFSADFAAKTGTTQEYKDVWLVGYNPNVSLGVWLGYDQQRTLYAFNNTYLQPSVRINKLWGTFMNSVYDVDPQLIAPKTRFKQPKNVVSASFCGISGLAPSAACSSAGLVRSDLFNAKVFLPSQTDDSLASSSVVTIKGKTYNALPNTPSEFVKPGGAGINQAFIKRMLGRLGGNPASLLPKNSTLSNSSVSAVDFPADGSPPAAVNASINGNTLSWSDSSNDVVGYRIYNVTNGGHTLVNSVLESTQSMTVASGQAYAVVAVDITGLTSPQSNVVSTGGSEEEPDQEDDQETIPPITPPDNGNGSGDGTGGNNGNGTNNGNGTNSGNNGNNGNNGNGSNNGNGSGNNGNGSTGGENGNTTPPPEAPTQ is encoded by the coding sequence TTGAAAGATTGGATTGAGAAAATCAATGCAAAGATCGATGAATTAATTCAACAAAAATGGATGAAGAGATTACGTATTTCAGGTAGTATTACCTGGAACTTATTTTTACTATTTTTAGTCTTTGCATTGGTAGGCACTGTATTTGCCGGTTCAGTGGGTGCCGGCTATTTTGCTTCTCTCGTAAAAGAAGAACCGCTGCGCACTAAGAAAGATTTGCGAGAGCTTATTTTTAACTACGACTCAACTAGTGAGATTTATTTTGCCAATGATATTTATATTGGAAAATTGCGAACTGATTTAGACCGTCGTGAAACATCTCTTAATAACGTGTCACCTGATGTTATTAACGCCGTTCTCGCAACAGAGGATGAATACTTCCGTGAGCATGATGGGATTGTTCCAAAAGCAGTTATTCGGGGACTGCTTCAGGACGTTACAAACTCTGCAACACAGACAGGTGGCTCTACATTAACACAACAACTTATCAAAAACCAAGTATTAACAAATGAAGTGTCCTATGAACGAAAAGCAAAAGAACTTTTGCTTGCTATGCGATTAGAGCACTTTATGACAAAGGATGAAATTTTAGAAGCCTATTTAAACATTATTCCTTATGGTCGTAATTCGTCAGGGCGAAATATTGCAGGGGTGGAGACGGCAGCAGAAGGAATATTTGGTGTCAAAGCAAAAGATTTAACGCTACCACAAGCGGCGTACATAGCTGGTATTCCACAAGCACCTTTTGCCTATACGCCTTTTACAAATAAAGGTGTACTTAAAAGTGAAGAAGCACTTCAACCTGGCATTGATCGTATGAAAACCGTACTTTATCGTATGAAGGATGCGGGTTACATCGATGAAACTCAGTATCAAACAGCACTAAACTATGACATCACAGCTGACTTCCGTTCACCAGAAATGCGCCCAGAAGATCGCTACCCATGGTTAACATATGAGTTGGAAAGTCGAGCAAAAGATATTATTGCTGAAAAACTAGCAGCAGAAGATGGGATTGATCCTGAACGCTTAAAGAATGAAGAAAAATTAAAAGATAAGTATATGATTTTAGCAGATCGTGATGTCCGCTCTAAAGGATATCGTATTTATTCAACCATCAATAAAGATATGTACGATGCCATGCAAAAAGCAGCAGATAACTTTAAATATTATGGTCACACCTATACAGGAAAAGATAAAGATCCTGTAACAGGTGAGGAAATAGATGTCGAAATGCCAGTACAGGTAGGTAGTATTTTAATTGAAAATACTACTGGGCGTATTTTAAGTTTTGTGGGTGGACGTGACTTTAAAACAACTGAAGTAAACCATGCAACACAGGCATTCCGTCCAAACGGTTCAACAATGAAGCCATTACTTGTCTATGCACCAGCTGTTGAATACGGTGTGATTGGCGCAGGTAGCCCATTAGTTGACGTAAAATTCTCTATCGGCAAATGGAGTCCAAACAACTATATTACAAGTGATGAGCGTGGCCTAATTCCTGCACGTGAAGCGTTAGCAGACTCACAAAACTTATCAGCATTACGTTTATACAATGATATTATTAATAAACGTCCTGCTGATTACTTAACAAAAATGGGCTTTACTAAATTAGCCCCTAATGATTATACAAACCTTTCAACAGGAATTGGTGCATTGGAAGTAGGAACAACTGTAGAGGAAAATACGAATGCCTTTGCAACCTTTGCAAATGGCGGTCAGTTCATTGATGCCTACATGATAGATAGAATTGAGGATCAAGAGGGTAATATTATTTATAAACACGAAGCTGAACCTGTACAAGTTTACAGTCCTGAAACTTCTTATATCGTTACAGATATGCTACGAGATGTTTTAACAAAGGGAACAGGTACAATGGCAAGAAACACGCTAAAATTCTCTGCAGATTTCGCTGCAAAAACAGGTACTACGCAAGAGTATAAAGATGTATGGCTGGTTGGCTATAACCCAAATGTGTCACTTGGTGTATGGTTAGGCTATGATCAACAAAGAACTTTATATGCATTTAATAATACGTACTTGCAGCCTAGTGTTCGTATAAACAAGCTATGGGGAACATTCATGAATTCGGTCTATGATGTTGATCCACAATTAATTGCCCCTAAAACAAGATTTAAGCAGCCAAAAAATGTAGTGTCTGCTTCATTCTGTGGTATTTCTGGCTTAGCACCGTCTGCAGCATGCTCTAGTGCTGGACTTGTGCGATCCGATTTGTTTAACGCAAAAGTATTTTTACCTTCACAAACTGATGATAGCCTTGCTTCTTCAAGTGTTGTAACGATTAAAGGAAAAACTTATAATGCGCTACCTAATACACCATCGGAATTTGTAAAACCAGGTGGTGCAGGTATTAATCAAGCATTTATCAAACGCATGCTTGGAAGACTTGGTGGTAACCCTGCTAGTCTACTGCCTAAAAATTCGACATTATCGAATTCATCTGTATCAGCTGTTGACTTCCCTGCAGATGGCAGCCCGCCAGCAGCAGTAAATGCATCGATTAATGGCAACACACTATCTTGGTCAGACTCTTCCAATGATGTTGTTGGTTACCGAATATATAATGTGACAAACGGTGGTCATACTCTTGTCAATTCAGTGCTTGAATCAACTCAAAGCATGACAGTAGCAAGTGGACAAGCCTATGCCGTTGTTGCAGTAGATATCACTGGTTTAACCTCCCCACAATCGAATGTCGTTTCGACTGGAGGAAGTGAGGAAGAACCTGATCAGGAAGACGATCAAGAAACAATTCCTCCAATTACTCCACCTGATAATGGCAATGGCTCTGGAGATGGAACCGGTGGTAATAATGGGAATGGCACTAATAATGGCAACGGCACGAACAGTGGCAATAACGGAAATAATGGAAATAATGGCAACGGCTCAAATAACGGCAATGGCTCTGGCAATAATGGCAATGGCTCTACTGGAGGAGAGAATGGTAATACAACTCCACCTCCTGAGGCACCAACCCAATAA
- a CDS encoding NAD-dependent dehydratase, producing the protein MNILVIGGTRFFGKKLVELCLQNGHNVTILTRGQSGNPFGTQVKQLIVNRDDAEALSQALASSSWDIVFDNICYAPDEAQKLCEILEGKTKKLVFTSTLSTYEVDGNVKTEEDFNPYDYEVRMGSREDFSYDEGKRQAEALFFKEATFPIVAVRFPIVMGVNDYTQRLHFHVQRIIKEEPISLPNIEAKMSYITDEEAAAFLYFAGISPIEGPYNATATGAISLKDLIGLIEEASGKHARISLIGGDEHSQSPYGVPADWYMSNAKAEAAGFTFSQLHHWLPDLVNTLVKQQQ; encoded by the coding sequence ATGAACATATTAGTAATAGGCGGTACACGTTTTTTTGGAAAAAAGCTTGTTGAGCTATGTCTTCAAAATGGACACAATGTTACTATATTAACACGCGGCCAAAGTGGGAATCCTTTTGGGACACAGGTAAAGCAACTAATTGTGAATCGTGATGATGCCGAAGCATTATCACAAGCTCTTGCAAGTTCCTCATGGGATATTGTTTTTGACAATATTTGTTATGCACCAGATGAAGCTCAAAAACTATGTGAAATTTTAGAAGGTAAAACAAAAAAACTCGTTTTCACCTCTACTCTATCCACCTACGAAGTAGATGGCAATGTAAAAACAGAAGAAGATTTTAATCCATATGATTATGAAGTTCGTATGGGGAGCCGCGAAGATTTTTCTTACGATGAAGGCAAACGACAAGCTGAAGCACTATTTTTCAAAGAGGCTACCTTCCCTATTGTCGCTGTGCGTTTTCCAATTGTAATGGGCGTGAATGATTATACACAACGTTTACATTTTCATGTGCAACGAATTATCAAGGAAGAGCCTATTTCATTACCAAATATCGAAGCGAAGATGAGTTACATCACAGATGAGGAAGCCGCAGCATTTTTATATTTTGCTGGTATTTCGCCAATTGAAGGTCCTTATAATGCTACAGCAACGGGTGCTATTTCTTTAAAGGATTTAATTGGGCTAATTGAAGAAGCCAGTGGAAAACATGCTAGAATATCGCTAATTGGCGGCGACGAGCATTCACAATCACCATATGGCGTTCCAGCAGATTGGTATATGTCAAATGCAAAGGCAGAAGCTGCTGGCTTCACATTTAGCCAACTCCATCATTGGCTCCCTGACTTAGTGAATACTTTGGTAAAACAGCAACAATAA
- a CDS encoding tyrosine--tRNA ligase gives MTNELLQDLEWRGLLYQQTDAEGMAKLLDEQSVSLYCGVDPTADSMHIGHIVPLLTLRRFQKAGHRPILLVGGATGMIGDPSGRSEERQLQTVEQIDKNVQGIRGQLERIFEFAEDGNGAQLVNNRDWIGEMNTIEFLRDYGKLINVNYMLAKDTIASRLDTGISFTEFAYTLIQGIDYNHLYNHYNCRIQVGGSDQWGNITTGLEVIRKTHEEETKAFGITIPLVTKADGTKFGKTAGGAVWLDGKKTSPYEFYQFWINAADADVIKYLKIFTFLSREEIEALAVSVEEEPHLRKAQKALAEEMTRLIHGQEALDQAIRITAALFSGDLKALSAEEMKDAFKDVPSIEMAKEDKNIVDLLVEAAISPSKRQAREDVTNGAISVNGEKVTDLDYVIDSKDRLEDAFSIVRRGKKKYHMVKFV, from the coding sequence ATGACGAACGAATTATTACAAGACTTAGAATGGCGCGGATTGTTATACCAACAAACTGATGCTGAAGGTATGGCCAAATTATTAGATGAACAATCAGTTTCTTTATACTGTGGTGTTGATCCTACTGCGGATTCTATGCATATTGGACATATTGTGCCTCTTTTAACGCTACGTCGGTTCCAAAAAGCTGGCCACCGTCCAATTTTATTAGTTGGTGGTGCGACTGGAATGATTGGAGATCCATCTGGACGCTCTGAAGAACGCCAATTACAAACTGTTGAGCAAATTGATAAAAATGTTCAAGGTATCCGTGGCCAATTAGAACGTATTTTTGAATTTGCAGAGGATGGCAATGGTGCTCAGTTAGTGAATAACCGTGACTGGATTGGCGAAATGAACACGATTGAATTTTTACGTGATTATGGGAAACTAATTAATGTTAACTACATGCTTGCGAAAGATACGATTGCATCTCGTCTTGATACGGGTATTTCCTTCACTGAATTTGCATACACGCTAATTCAAGGTATTGATTACAATCATTTATACAACCATTACAACTGTCGTATTCAAGTAGGTGGTTCTGATCAGTGGGGAAATATTACAACAGGTTTAGAAGTTATTCGTAAAACGCATGAGGAAGAGACAAAAGCGTTTGGGATAACAATTCCATTAGTAACAAAAGCAGATGGTACGAAATTTGGTAAAACAGCAGGTGGTGCTGTTTGGTTAGATGGCAAGAAAACATCTCCGTACGAGTTCTACCAATTCTGGATTAATGCTGCAGATGCAGATGTTATAAAATACTTAAAAATCTTCACATTCCTTTCTCGTGAAGAAATAGAAGCATTGGCAGTATCTGTAGAAGAGGAACCACATTTACGTAAGGCACAAAAAGCACTAGCTGAAGAAATGACTCGCTTAATTCATGGTCAAGAAGCATTAGATCAAGCAATCCGCATTACAGCTGCATTATTCTCAGGAGATTTAAAAGCACTTTCTGCTGAGGAAATGAAGGATGCTTTTAAAGATGTTCCTTCTATTGAAATGGCGAAAGAAGATAAAAACATTGTGGACTTACTTGTGGAAGCGGCTATCTCACCTTCAAAACGTCAGGCTCGTGAGGATGTAACGAATGGAGCGATTAGTGTGAACGGTGAAAAGGTCACTGATTTAGATTATGTAATTGATAGTAAGGATCGTTTAGAGGACGCATTTAGCATTGTTCGTCGTGGTAAGAAAAAATACCATATGGTGAAGTTTGTATAA
- the argB gene encoding acetylglutamate kinase, with amino-acid sequence MTTFKSTHHTARKRMVIKLGGSTLEGLNESFFENFKKLQESGIELIITHGGGPAINRELAAQGIESHALKGIRVTSEAAIDIVQTTLIGKVNPALVHELTSAGIAAIGLNGFDGQLMVADYLDKDVYGFVGEVNTINTSLLEALISANIVPVIACIGADESGQALNINGDTVASEIALAIKADSLLLVTDVSGVRIHDEYQSQATPALIHQWIEEGHIYGGMIPKVQGALECLNAGIPSVQIVGESLAGTTILDGKRVSTSL; translated from the coding sequence ATGACTACGTTCAAATCAACGCATCATACCGCTCGTAAACGTATGGTCATCAAGCTTGGTGGCAGTACGCTTGAAGGCTTAAATGAGTCGTTTTTTGAAAATTTTAAGAAGCTTCAAGAAAGCGGTATAGAACTTATCATCACACATGGTGGTGGCCCAGCCATTAATCGTGAACTTGCTGCTCAAGGAATAGAATCCCATGCCTTAAAGGGAATTCGTGTCACAAGTGAAGCTGCAATTGACATTGTGCAGACAACACTGATTGGGAAAGTTAATCCGGCTCTTGTTCATGAATTAACATCAGCAGGTATTGCTGCGATAGGGTTAAATGGCTTTGATGGACAATTAATGGTAGCCGATTATCTTGACAAAGATGTATATGGATTTGTAGGTGAAGTTAATACAATTAATACATCCTTACTAGAAGCATTAATAAGTGCAAATATTGTGCCAGTTATTGCTTGTATAGGAGCAGATGAATCAGGTCAGGCACTGAATATTAACGGAGATACAGTTGCTAGTGAAATTGCATTAGCTATCAAAGCAGACAGCCTATTACTAGTCACAGATGTAAGTGGTGTTCGAATTCATGATGAATATCAATCACAAGCAACACCAGCCTTAATCCACCAATGGATTGAAGAGGGACATATTTATGGGGGAATGATACCTAAAGTTCAAGGGGCCTTAGAATGCTTAAATGCAGGTATCCCATCTGTCCAAATTGTTGGCGAATCTTTAGCAGGGACGACCATATTAGACGGTAAAAGAGTTTCTACCTCATTGTAG
- a CDS encoding cobalamin-binding protein: MRLISICPSNTELVAYLGLLDQLVGVDDFSDWPLAVKGLPQLGPDLSINMDALEALQPDLVLASLSVPGMEKNIEALQARNIPHIVFNANSLVEIAQDLHTLGKACGVEDRAKNIAESYLQCIEHLRSIAQTVAKRPTLYWEWWPNPIFTAGKLNWLTEISAIAGGQNCFQDVALANVQTDWTNIVKRNPDYIMMAWVGVAFERIQPANLLKRPRAQELKAVQMQQLHVMEEWLYCRPSPRLLEGALKLAKLLHPEKYEDVKLPIFLNN, from the coding sequence ATGCGTTTAATTTCAATTTGTCCTAGTAATACTGAGCTAGTAGCTTATTTGGGCTTGCTGGATCAGCTTGTTGGCGTTGATGATTTTTCTGATTGGCCATTAGCAGTGAAAGGCTTACCTCAGCTCGGACCAGATTTATCGATTAATATGGACGCATTAGAGGCATTACAGCCGGATCTTGTACTAGCATCCTTAAGTGTCCCTGGTATGGAAAAAAATATTGAAGCATTACAAGCTAGAAATATACCACACATTGTATTTAATGCTAATTCCTTAGTGGAAATTGCACAGGATCTTCATACATTAGGCAAAGCATGTGGTGTTGAGGATCGCGCTAAAAATATAGCTGAGAGTTATTTACAATGTATTGAACACTTACGTTCAATCGCTCAAACAGTAGCTAAGAGACCTACACTCTATTGGGAATGGTGGCCAAACCCTATTTTTACAGCTGGGAAATTGAACTGGCTAACTGAAATTAGTGCCATTGCTGGTGGTCAAAATTGTTTTCAGGATGTGGCATTAGCAAATGTACAAACTGATTGGACAAATATAGTAAAACGTAATCCTGACTATATTATGATGGCTTGGGTAGGTGTTGCCTTTGAGCGTATACAACCAGCAAATCTATTGAAACGTCCTCGAGCGCAGGAGCTAAAAGCCGTTCAAATGCAACAGCTTCATGTGATGGAGGAATGGCTTTATTGTCGCCCATCACCGCGTCTACTAGAGGGAGCATTAAAGCTCGCTAAATTGCTCCATCCTGAGAAGTATGAAGATGTAAAACTTCCAATTTTCTTAAATAATTGA
- a CDS encoding N-acetylglutamate synthase codes for MTLIASTNIMKKLSSKNIVSPKGFKAAGLHCGLKHKKKDLAILVSEVPASVAGVFTTNAVQAAPLKVTKQVVYTTKKMQAMIVNSGNANACTGKKGVKDAQTMQSLAAEKLGIEANLVGVCSTGVIGEIMKMEPVTKGITQLEPMDDLESAIDFAQAIMTTDTVMKNTSYSTTVDGKEVIIAGVAKGSGMIEPNMATMLGFITTDANIESEVLQSALSDITNLTFNAITVDGDTSTNDTVVIMANGLAGNESLTPAHPDWQNFYYTLTTVAQDLAKMIAKDGEGATKLIEVEVEGAISHEEARKIAKTVVGSPLVKTAVFGCDANWGRIIAAVGYSGATVDPDKITIQIGGATMVENGEPIPFSEDELIQILKMHEVKIYVSLGLGEGKGHAWGCDLTYDYVQINASYRS; via the coding sequence ATGACACTAATAGCGTCAACGAATATTATGAAAAAATTATCAAGTAAAAATATTGTCTCACCAAAAGGTTTTAAAGCAGCCGGTTTACATTGTGGCTTAAAACATAAGAAAAAGGATTTGGCGATATTAGTAAGTGAAGTGCCAGCAAGTGTTGCGGGTGTATTTACAACTAACGCTGTGCAAGCAGCACCATTAAAGGTAACAAAGCAAGTTGTTTATACAACTAAGAAAATGCAAGCGATGATTGTGAATTCTGGAAATGCGAATGCATGTACAGGAAAGAAGGGTGTGAAGGATGCACAAACAATGCAATCCCTTGCTGCAGAAAAGCTTGGTATTGAAGCAAATCTAGTAGGGGTTTGTTCAACAGGTGTTATCGGTGAAATTATGAAAATGGAGCCAGTTACAAAAGGGATTACCCAATTAGAGCCGATGGATGATTTAGAAAGTGCTATTGATTTTGCACAGGCAATTATGACAACTGATACGGTTATGAAAAACACAAGCTATAGTACAACAGTCGATGGTAAGGAGGTTATTATCGCTGGAGTGGCAAAAGGTTCAGGTATGATTGAACCGAATATGGCAACGATGCTTGGTTTTATTACAACGGATGCGAATATCGAATCGGAAGTATTGCAGAGTGCATTATCCGATATAACAAATTTGACGTTTAATGCCATTACAGTGGATGGAGATACATCAACAAATGACACAGTTGTGATTATGGCAAATGGTTTAGCAGGAAATGAATCTTTAACGCCTGCACATCCAGATTGGCAAAACTTTTATTATACATTGACAACAGTTGCTCAAGATCTTGCAAAGATGATTGCGAAAGATGGTGAAGGAGCAACGAAGTTAATTGAGGTTGAAGTAGAAGGGGCCATCTCACATGAAGAAGCACGTAAAATTGCTAAAACGGTAGTTGGTTCACCTCTTGTAAAAACAGCGGTATTTGGCTGTGATGCCAACTGGGGACGTATTATTGCGGCAGTAGGTTATAGTGGAGCCACTGTTGATCCAGATAAAATTACGATTCAAATTGGTGGTGCAACGATGGTTGAAAACGGTGAGCCAATACCATTCTCAGAAGATGAGTTAATTCAAATTTTAAAAATGCATGAAGTAAAAATTTATGTGTCACTTGGTTTAGGTGAGGGTAAGGGGCATGCGTGGGGATGTGATTTAACTTATGACTACGTTCAAATCAACGCATCATACCGCTCGTAA
- a CDS encoding acetylornithine transaminase — protein sequence MSALFGNYGKRRAQIVKGQGTVVEDTTGKKYLDFTSGIAVVSLGHAHPAIVKAIQEQSEKLWHISNLFDIPGQEKVAQKLIADTHFSYAFFCNSGAEANEAAIKLARKHTGKHHMISFEKSFHGRTFGAMSATGQGKVHNGFGPLVGKFTILPFNDVDALEAAIDDSVAAIMLEMIQGEGGVNSVSAEFAAAIAKICEDKGILLIVDEVQTGIGRTGTRFAFEQTILKPNIVTLAKGLGGGFPIGGMLGTAELYDTFGPGTHGTTFGGNPLAMSVAETVLDHVFDATFLQNVQELSAYFISQLKVNLPSTYTVQGQGLLLGIGCGDNEVAQYIAAAEEKGLLLVGAGPNVIRLLPPLTVTKEEIDEAITILKTILL from the coding sequence ATGAGTGCTTTATTTGGTAACTATGGCAAACGCCGTGCCCAAATAGTCAAGGGGCAAGGAACAGTTGTAGAAGATACTACTGGAAAAAAATATTTAGATTTTACTAGTGGAATAGCTGTCGTAAGTCTAGGTCATGCACACCCTGCGATTGTGAAAGCAATCCAGGAGCAAAGTGAAAAGCTATGGCATATTTCTAATTTATTTGATATACCCGGTCAAGAGAAGGTTGCGCAAAAACTAATAGCAGATACACATTTTTCCTACGCATTTTTCTGTAATAGTGGTGCCGAAGCGAATGAAGCGGCTATTAAACTGGCACGTAAGCATACAGGGAAACATCATATGATTTCTTTTGAAAAATCCTTCCATGGAAGAACTTTTGGTGCAATGTCTGCAACAGGTCAGGGCAAGGTACATAATGGCTTTGGACCACTTGTTGGAAAATTTACAATTCTACCTTTTAACGATGTGGACGCTCTTGAAGCAGCCATTGATGATTCTGTGGCAGCTATAATGCTGGAAATGATTCAGGGTGAGGGAGGCGTAAACAGTGTTTCTGCGGAATTTGCAGCAGCGATAGCAAAAATTTGTGAGGATAAAGGTATTCTACTAATTGTTGATGAGGTTCAAACGGGAATTGGAAGAACAGGAACAAGATTTGCCTTTGAACAAACGATTTTAAAACCAAATATCGTAACATTAGCCAAAGGGTTGGGTGGCGGTTTCCCTATCGGTGGTATGCTTGGAACAGCAGAGTTATATGACACATTTGGTCCTGGAACTCATGGCACAACATTTGGTGGCAACCCTCTGGCGATGAGTGTGGCAGAGACTGTACTAGATCATGTGTTTGATGCCACATTTTTACAAAATGTACAGGAGCTATCTGCCTATTTTATAAGTCAGTTAAAGGTAAATCTGCCATCTACGTATACAGTACAGGGCCAAGGTTTATTGCTTGGTATTGGTTGCGGTGATAACGAAGTAGCACAGTACATTGCGGCGGCAGAGGAAAAGGGCTTATTACTAGTGGGAGCAGGACCAAACGTTATTCGTCTATTACCACCATTGACAGTGACTAAAGAGGAAATTGATGAAGCGATTACTATTTTAAAAACAATATTGCTTTAA